One genomic segment of Cellulophaga sp. HaHaR_3_176 includes these proteins:
- a CDS encoding EF-hand domain-containing protein, whose protein sequence is MKNKGLKVAMLVAVISIFTSYNMNAQNSGGGRQGQEPPTVDEIFKQMDKDEDGLLSQKEVKGPLKNDFTKIDTDEDGFLSREEVENAPKPTRKERPSNK, encoded by the coding sequence ATGAAGAATAAAGGATTAAAAGTAGCCATGTTAGTTGCCGTAATAAGCATATTTACTTCTTATAATATGAACGCTCAAAATTCAGGAGGCGGACGACAAGGACAGGAACCACCTACTGTAGATGAAATTTTCAAACAAATGGATAAAGACGAAGACGGTTTGCTTTCTCAAAAAGAAGTTAAAGGGCCTTTGAAAAATGATTTTACAAAAATTGATACTGATGAAGATGGTTTTTTATCTAGAGAAGAAGTAGAAAATGCTCCTAAACCAACTAGAAAAGAAAGACCTAGCAACAAATAA
- a CDS encoding TonB-dependent receptor produces MKFKTKLLLIAIALLNISLYAQDSYQLSGVVSDANNVPIPGANVVIANTTKGTATDFDGNFEITVTKGDVINFSSIGYSNKSVTITDQKTLSISLSEDASLLEEVVVVGYGSQKKSDITGSVSSVKSEELNAFPVLNAEQALQGRAAGVVVQSNNGGEPGAPISIKIRGNTSINASSSPLIVVDGFVGATMPQANDIQSMEVLKDASATAIYGSRGSNGVVLVTTKKGRSGKLSVELNTTYAVQNTSNKLDLLNANEFANYQNQIRANNGITAVYPQGTADTDWQDLIYKSGSTVNHQLSFSGGSEKINFYTSANYFKQDGILVNSDFERLTFLSNVDAQLTDKLKMGMNLFGSRGTKNGAATQSNGSVSAGGDDVITLALRYAPDQAVYNEDGTYTFGNTVGDPVDNPFAVATERVDETKTDIFRANFYANYDIIENLSFKTTFGFSTENNTRGIYQPSVLQQTAGGESGRASVEQNKKTNVLSENYLTYKKEIGKGNLTLLAGYSYQNTVSENFYSEATGFISDAFSYYGLGSATNILQPDSSISEVEIQSQFGRVNYDFDDRYLLTATVRRDGASNFAANEKYAIFPSAALGWKISNENFLKDSETISNLKLRASYGVTGNPSIGAYESLARFETLYASSNGATVSAITPEQAANPNLKWESSYQQNFGLDLGLFNNIVTLSLDYYDIDTRDLILTNNTITEYLGYTGDDILANIGEINNKGFELALNTRNITNDNFSWSTDFNIAFTKNEVVSLANDADLFFDATPSYFSHDRSYVLRVGEEVGLFWGYEYAGVYQGGDLPAGTSTLAGGVAGDPLFADNDDSGDITEADRTTIGNPNADFTFGFTNNFSYKNWDLSIFFQGSQGGDIFNLTNVQLTNGDANTTKDNFNSAWTPTNTDTNTPRVGNNSSREISSRFVEDGSYVRLKNIAVGYNLPFDVVEKLGMDNVRFSLSAQNLLTFTNYSGLDPEVSFFGSGGDNNTSANTAQGFDFGNYPTVKSINFSLNLKF; encoded by the coding sequence ATGAAATTTAAAACTAAACTTTTATTAATAGCGATAGCACTGTTAAATATATCGCTTTATGCACAAGACAGTTACCAATTATCTGGTGTTGTTTCTGATGCAAATAATGTGCCTATTCCTGGTGCAAACGTTGTAATAGCTAACACTACAAAAGGTACAGCTACTGACTTTGATGGTAATTTTGAAATTACAGTAACTAAAGGAGATGTAATTAATTTTTCTTCTATTGGATACAGTAACAAATCAGTAACTATAACAGATCAAAAAACATTAAGCATTTCATTAAGTGAAGATGCAAGTCTTCTTGAAGAGGTTGTTGTTGTTGGTTATGGTAGTCAAAAAAAGAGTGATATTACAGGATCTGTTTCTTCAGTTAAATCAGAAGAGTTAAATGCATTTCCTGTATTAAATGCAGAACAAGCACTTCAAGGTCGTGCTGCTGGTGTTGTTGTACAATCAAACAACGGTGGTGAGCCAGGTGCTCCTATTAGTATTAAGATTAGAGGTAACACTTCAATTAATGCAAGTAGTTCGCCACTAATTGTTGTTGATGGGTTTGTTGGTGCTACAATGCCGCAAGCAAACGATATTCAATCTATGGAAGTATTGAAAGATGCTTCTGCAACTGCTATATATGGTTCTAGAGGATCAAATGGTGTTGTATTAGTTACAACTAAAAAAGGTAGAAGTGGTAAATTATCTGTAGAACTTAATACTACATACGCAGTTCAAAATACTTCAAATAAATTAGATTTATTGAATGCGAATGAATTTGCAAATTACCAAAACCAAATTAGAGCTAACAATGGTATTACAGCAGTTTATCCTCAGGGTACAGCTGATACAGATTGGCAAGATTTAATTTATAAAAGTGGTAGTACAGTAAATCATCAACTTTCTTTTTCAGGAGGTTCAGAGAAAATTAACTTTTATACTTCAGCTAACTACTTTAAGCAAGATGGTATTTTAGTTAATTCTGATTTTGAAAGACTTACTTTTTTATCTAATGTTGATGCTCAGTTAACTGATAAGTTAAAAATGGGTATGAATCTTTTCGGAAGTAGAGGTACTAAAAATGGTGCAGCTACTCAGTCAAATGGTTCTGTTTCTGCAGGTGGAGATGATGTTATTACATTAGCTCTTAGATATGCGCCAGACCAAGCTGTTTATAATGAAGATGGGACTTATACTTTTGGTAACACTGTAGGAGATCCTGTTGATAACCCATTTGCAGTTGCAACAGAAAGAGTAGATGAAACTAAAACAGATATTTTTAGAGCAAATTTTTATGCTAACTATGATATCATTGAAAACCTTTCTTTTAAAACAACATTTGGTTTTAGTACAGAAAATAACACTAGAGGTATTTATCAGCCATCAGTTTTACAACAAACTGCAGGTGGTGAAAGCGGAAGAGCTTCAGTTGAGCAAAACAAAAAAACAAATGTTTTAAGCGAAAATTACTTAACATATAAAAAAGAAATAGGAAAAGGTAATTTAACGTTATTAGCTGGTTATTCTTACCAGAACACTGTTTCAGAGAATTTTTATTCAGAAGCAACAGGTTTTATTTCAGATGCTTTTTCTTACTATGGTTTAGGTTCTGCAACAAATATATTACAACCTGATTCTTCTATATCAGAGGTTGAGATCCAATCTCAATTTGGTAGAGTTAATTATGATTTTGATGATAGATATTTATTAACTGCTACAGTAAGAAGAGATGGTGCTTCTAATTTCGCAGCTAATGAAAAATATGCTATTTTTCCTTCAGCAGCTTTAGGTTGGAAAATTTCTAATGAAAACTTTTTAAAAGATAGTGAGACTATTTCTAACTTAAAATTAAGAGCAAGTTACGGTGTAACTGGTAACCCATCTATTGGTGCTTACGAGTCTTTAGCTAGGTTTGAAACTCTTTATGCTTCTAGTAATGGTGCAACTGTAAGTGCTATTACACCAGAACAAGCAGCTAATCCAAATTTGAAATGGGAATCTTCTTACCAACAAAACTTTGGTCTTGATTTAGGTTTGTTTAATAATATAGTTACTCTTTCTTTAGATTATTATGATATTGATACTAGAGATTTGATTTTAACTAACAATACTATTACTGAATATTTAGGATATACGGGTGATGATATTTTAGCGAACATTGGAGAGATAAACAATAAAGGTTTTGAACTTGCTTTAAATACTAGAAATATAACTAACGATAACTTTAGTTGGAGTACAGATTTCAATATAGCTTTTACTAAAAATGAAGTTGTAAGTTTAGCGAATGATGCTGATTTGTTTTTTGATGCTACGCCAAGTTACTTCAGTCATGATAGAAGTTATGTTTTAAGAGTAGGTGAAGAGGTTGGTCTTTTCTGGGGTTATGAGTATGCAGGAGTTTACCAAGGTGGTGATTTGCCAGCAGGTACATCAACATTAGCTGGTGGTGTAGCAGGTGATCCGTTATTTGCTGATAATGATGATAGTGGAGATATTACTGAAGCAGATAGAACAACAATCGGTAATCCTAATGCAGATTTTACATTTGGTTTCACAAACAACTTTAGCTACAAAAACTGGGATTTAAGTATCTTTTTTCAAGGTTCTCAAGGTGGTGATATTTTTAATTTGACTAATGTTCAATTAACAAATGGAGATGCTAATACTACTAAAGATAACTTTAATAGTGCTTGGACACCTACAAATACTGACACAAACACTCCTAGAGTTGGTAACAACAGTAGTAGAGAAATATCTTCTCGTTTTGTTGAAGACGGTAGTTATGTTAGATTAAAAAACATAGCAGTTGGTTATAACTTACCATTTGATGTTGTTGAAAAATTAGGAATGGATAATGTGAGATTCTCTTTAAGTGCACAAAACTTATTGACATTTACAAATTATTCTGGTTTAGATCCTGAAGTAAGCTTTTTTGGTTCTGGTGGAGATAATAATACATCAGCAAATACAGCTCAAGGTTTTGATTTTGGAAATTATCCAACTGTAAAATCTATCAACTTTAGCCTTAACCTTAAATTTTAA
- a CDS encoding DUF6702 family protein yields the protein MYKKILFIGLLFFTMITKAHQADVSTTMLVEKEDNVWILQISSSLTAFQHEIKTNFTDTPYKTPEEFQEMVLKHIKSNFSININGNNITLGSGIVKLGHETKVVFQVFGIPSNIQSIQVKNAAFKDINKNQSALILLKKDFSKDRFVLNNDNEHTLNLYTDGNKFKVLDANKSDSSYAYIGWLLGGAAILAMVFMTISNMFKPDKTELKMVR from the coding sequence ATGTATAAAAAAATTCTATTTATTGGCCTATTATTCTTTACAATGATAACTAAAGCACATCAAGCAGATGTATCTACTACAATGTTAGTCGAAAAAGAAGATAATGTCTGGATATTACAAATTAGTTCTTCTTTGACTGCTTTTCAACACGAAATAAAAACCAATTTTACTGACACACCGTACAAAACTCCTGAAGAATTTCAGGAAATGGTATTGAAACACATTAAAAGTAATTTTTCGATTAATATCAATGGAAATAACATCACTTTAGGTTCTGGTATCGTAAAACTAGGTCATGAAACAAAAGTAGTTTTTCAAGTATTTGGTATTCCCTCAAACATACAATCTATACAAGTAAAAAATGCAGCATTTAAAGACATCAATAAAAACCAAAGCGCACTTATACTTTTAAAAAAAGATTTTAGTAAGGACCGTTTTGTTCTAAACAACGATAACGAACACACATTAAATCTTTACACAGATGGCAATAAATTTAAGGTATTAGATGCAAATAAATCTGATAGTTCATATGCCTATATAGGTTGGCTTTTAGGTGGCGCAGCTATCTTAGCTATGGTATTTATGACAATATCAAATATGTTTAAACCCGATAAAACAGAGCTAAAAATGGTAAGATAA
- a CDS encoding RagB/SusD family nutrient uptake outer membrane protein — translation MKTYKYLFLLIGLSIVGCSDLEEEPVGLLAPDGFFKTTNDIQTAVDGALTHSINEQFWGRKLSIALMLRSDLVSLASNETRRVEHNEFTTLASNGMISEFWPRTYQGIAAANQAIAGAEDVEVSDDIKNPVTAQAYFARAFYYFHLVRLFGDVPYIDEPITDVDAATSISRTPAAEVYANIIEDLKFAKAWLPNTTASRAIPSKGAASSYLSLVYLTMGDWENAFNESEEVITNSGIYNLGLDPNFQNLFNANEIDASIEPIFSIDYNNFEAEDNAYDQVAPMTGIRGDDRNLGGGWSVAVPTLAVYTTWDAGDYRRAVSMDDEASIGGVIVDFTQFDISGHEFAKNNPYVAKYMRFPGAFARANARATSHNYSMIRYAEVLLIAAEAAVELGDNASALKYVNQVRERARMGGLTQTGAGVEVEVAPGAVPADLTGTVTVNDILEERKYEFAFEGIRWYDIARRKIGDQVFSASGLEGAKPFFNADDYLLPLPEDELERNPNLTQNPGY, via the coding sequence ATGAAAACATATAAATATTTATTCTTATTGATAGGGTTATCAATTGTAGGATGCTCAGATTTAGAAGAAGAACCTGTAGGGTTATTAGCTCCAGATGGTTTTTTTAAAACAACAAATGATATTCAAACAGCAGTTGATGGTGCACTTACGCATAGTATCAACGAGCAGTTTTGGGGAAGAAAACTTTCTATAGCATTAATGCTACGTTCAGACCTTGTAAGTCTTGCTTCTAACGAAACAAGAAGAGTAGAGCATAATGAGTTTACTACTTTAGCGAGTAATGGAATGATTAGCGAATTTTGGCCAAGAACTTACCAAGGTATCGCAGCAGCAAACCAAGCTATTGCAGGTGCTGAAGATGTAGAGGTTTCTGATGATATCAAAAACCCAGTAACTGCACAAGCTTATTTCGCAAGAGCATTTTACTATTTTCATTTGGTAAGATTATTTGGAGATGTTCCTTATATTGATGAGCCAATAACAGATGTAGATGCAGCAACTTCTATCTCTAGAACTCCAGCGGCAGAAGTATATGCAAACATTATTGAAGATTTAAAATTTGCTAAAGCTTGGTTACCTAATACAACAGCGTCAAGAGCAATACCTTCTAAGGGAGCAGCAAGTTCTTATTTATCTCTGGTTTATTTAACTATGGGAGATTGGGAAAATGCTTTTAACGAATCTGAAGAAGTTATTACAAATAGCGGAATTTACAATTTAGGTTTAGATCCTAATTTCCAAAATTTATTTAATGCAAATGAAATTGATGCATCTATAGAACCAATATTTTCTATTGATTACAATAATTTTGAGGCAGAAGATAATGCTTACGATCAAGTTGCTCCAATGACAGGTATTAGAGGAGATGACAGAAACTTAGGTGGTGGATGGTCAGTTGCGGTTCCAACTCTTGCTGTATATACAACATGGGATGCTGGTGATTACAGAAGAGCTGTTAGTATGGATGACGAAGCTTCAATTGGTGGTGTTATTGTTGATTTTACTCAATTTGACATAAGTGGACATGAATTTGCTAAAAATAATCCATATGTAGCAAAATATATGCGTTTCCCTGGTGCTTTTGCTCGTGCTAATGCTAGAGCAACAAGCCATAATTATTCTATGATTAGATATGCTGAAGTATTGTTAATAGCAGCAGAAGCTGCTGTAGAATTAGGAGATAACGCTTCTGCACTTAAATATGTAAATCAAGTAAGAGAAAGAGCAAGAATGGGTGGTTTAACACAGACTGGTGCTGGTGTTGAAGTAGAAGTTGCTCCTGGTGCTGTACCTGCGGATTTAACAGGAACGGTAACTGTTAATGATATTTTAGAAGAGCGTAAGTACGAGTTCGCTTTTGAAGGTATTAGATGGTATGATATTGCAAGAAGAAAAATTGGTGATCAAGTATTTAGTGCTTCAGGGTTAGAAGGTGCTAAACCATTCTTTAATGCAGATGATTATTTATTACCATTACCAGAAGATGAGTTGGAAAGAAACCCTAACTTAACTCAGAACCCTGGCTATTAA
- a CDS encoding YHYH protein, giving the protein MKHISLFFLNSSFMLMSCISCSNDSSETDQIITVDDSTVVNVDQSLFLTSDGSVTVTTVPCTLSDGTTTDCYQIVATSTPADHEMGPWCPDNISDGADKGGIWLENGEVYDVDGAFIENMAAFYNDTKWQMYDTNGDIYTTDTQEDCANAADPNVGEEYENFCVECLPSYLDDITQTYLIPITPVKQSTSTEFGGFGPPGVGSNGPSQRGIAFNGIVFDAPAPTDAILGAYTLAPFDDAGGHINLNAGYHYHAATGVSTQLEQEDEHASMIGYAMDGFGIYARLDADGEEPKDLDDCRGHTDDIRGYHYHVAAAGSNSFINCINGAYVN; this is encoded by the coding sequence ATGAAACACATATCTCTTTTTTTCCTGAATAGTTCATTTATGTTAATGTCCTGTATCAGTTGTAGTAATGATAGTTCTGAAACTGACCAAATCATTACAGTAGATGATTCTACAGTCGTAAATGTTGATCAATCTTTATTTTTAACAAGTGATGGTTCTGTTACTGTAACAACAGTACCTTGTACTTTATCTGACGGCACTACTACTGATTGTTACCAAATTGTAGCAACTAGCACACCTGCAGATCATGAAATGGGACCATGGTGTCCTGATAATATTTCTGATGGAGCTGATAAAGGCGGAATTTGGTTAGAAAACGGAGAAGTATATGATGTAGATGGAGCTTTTATTGAAAACATGGCAGCATTTTATAACGACACCAAATGGCAAATGTATGATACAAATGGAGATATTTATACTACAGATACCCAAGAGGATTGCGCAAATGCTGCTGACCCAAATGTCGGAGAAGAATATGAAAATTTTTGTGTTGAGTGTCTACCTTCTTACTTAGATGATATTACACAGACTTACCTTATACCAATCACACCTGTTAAACAATCTACCTCTACAGAATTTGGCGGTTTCGGACCTCCAGGAGTAGGTAGCAATGGTCCATCACAAAGAGGGATTGCGTTTAATGGAATCGTTTTTGATGCTCCAGCACCAACAGACGCTATTTTAGGTGCTTACACACTAGCCCCTTTCGATGATGCAGGAGGGCATATTAATTTAAATGCCGGGTATCATTACCATGCAGCTACAGGTGTATCTACCCAACTTGAACAAGAAGATGAGCACGCATCAATGATAGGTTATGCTATGGATGGTTTTGGCATTTATGCGCGATTAGATGCTGATGGAGAAGAACCTAAAGACTTAGATGATTGTAGAGGACATACTGATGATATTAGAGGATATCATTACCATGTAGCAGCAGCAGGTAGTAATAGCTTTATCAACTGTATTAATGGCGCATACGTTAATTAA
- a CDS encoding CotH kinase family protein yields MMTDMTELYGEFGSSGSNNGPGQGGPGGVSFFPEEDPIFVPAEVFYNDKEWYKVGVRFKGNSSLQSTWQAGNLKLSFKLDFDEFEDEYPQIDNQRFYGFKKLSLKNNYNDKSMLREKVAADIFRTAGLASSHTAFYTVYVDHGDGPTYFGLYTLVEEVDDTVIDTQFSDNDGNLYKPDGDGATFAENSFTKDVFVKKTNEDDADWSDIQNLFTALHDETRTTDTAAWRENLETVFDTDVFLNYLAVNTVIQNWDTYGRMTHNYFLYNNLDSGKLNWIPWDNNEALQTGNMDGSLALDFSDLNNAQWPLIGYLYQDSVYKAKYDSYVNDIINNAFNENTMQLTYSNYANLIESYATTELPGYTFLNNSSDFQAAISELNSHVSQRNTAATNYLSK; encoded by the coding sequence ATGATGACGGATATGACAGAACTTTATGGCGAATTTGGATCTTCAGGTTCTAATAATGGTCCAGGGCAAGGTGGCCCTGGAGGTGTAAGTTTTTTCCCAGAAGAAGATCCAATTTTTGTTCCTGCTGAGGTGTTCTATAATGATAAAGAATGGTACAAAGTTGGCGTTAGATTTAAAGGAAATTCTAGTTTACAATCTACTTGGCAAGCTGGTAATTTAAAATTGTCGTTCAAGTTAGATTTTGATGAATTTGAAGATGAATATCCGCAAATTGATAATCAACGTTTTTATGGATTTAAAAAACTTAGTTTAAAAAATAATTACAATGATAAATCAATGTTACGCGAAAAGGTTGCCGCAGACATTTTCAGAACAGCTGGCTTAGCTAGTTCTCATACTGCTTTTTATACAGTTTATGTAGACCATGGAGATGGACCTACTTATTTTGGACTTTACACACTTGTTGAAGAAGTTGATGACACCGTAATTGACACTCAATTTTCTGATAATGACGGAAACCTATATAAGCCTGATGGTGATGGAGCTACTTTTGCTGAAAACTCTTTTACTAAAGATGTTTTTGTAAAGAAAACAAATGAGGATGATGCTGATTGGTCAGATATTCAGAACTTATTTACCGCACTACACGACGAAACAAGAACAACTGATACTGCAGCTTGGAGAGAAAATTTAGAAACGGTTTTTGATACTGATGTTTTTTTGAATTATTTGGCTGTTAATACAGTAATACAAAATTGGGATACCTATGGTAGAATGACTCACAACTACTTTTTGTACAACAATCTCGATAGCGGTAAATTAAATTGGATCCCTTGGGATAATAATGAAGCGCTACAAACAGGCAACATGGATGGTTCATTAGCTCTTGATTTTTCAGATTTAAATAACGCACAATGGCCTTTGATTGGTTACCTGTATCAAGATTCGGTTTACAAAGCAAAATATGATTCCTATGTAAATGATATTATAAATAATGCATTTAATGAAAATACAATGCAATTAACCTACAGTAACTACGCAAATTTAATAGAGTCTTATGCTACAACCGAATTACCTGGTTATACTTTTTTAAACAATAGTTCTGATTTTCAAGCTGCAATAAGTGAATTAAATTCACATGTATCACAACGAAATACAGCTGCAACCAATTATTTAAGTAAATAA